CGAAAAATCTGAAATCAAATCTTTTTGATAAACAGTCGTCCGAATTAGAAAAAGACGCTAGAATATCTGATGTTGAGAGTAATGAGTCTACTAATAAATCACAGacggaaaaagaaacttttaatattgACAGCGAAAATAAACCTACTGCAtcaaataaagataaaaaattattattatcttgttTTGATTTCCATGAAGAAGAACCATCCATACCCCCTGTAAGGAAAAAGTCTCGTGCATTTCatcagaaaaaagaaataataaaagaatttgaaatgaGTCAAGCTTTAAAAAcagaacaagaaaaagaaattgaacatAATAAACCTGAGGATGAAGATAATACTAGTTCAAATGAATGTGAAAGATTAAATACACAGTCATCTTTAAGTGAGCAGagtttagaaaaaaataaaaacaatgacaaggttataattaatgataaagagacaaataataaacttgaacatacaaaggaaaaaattaaatctggAAAAGAATCAGAAAAAGCACAGAAATCTAATGTTAATACTTGTGAAACAGAATTAGAAAttgtggaaatatttgaagttgaAAAGATTGAAGCTGAGAATGAAAATACtacaaatgtttcaaaaaatgTTGAGATACAAAATTCTCCTACAACAAAcgtaacgttaaatattaataagaaattaacagAAAACAAAAATCTAGATGTACAAAATGTCCCTATTGATGATGAACAAACAGACATTAAAGACACAACTATTAAGGGAAATgcagaaaatgtaaaacagGAACCTTTAAAGCAAGTTCAAGAAACTTCGTCTGAGCGTTTTACAGTAGAAACAGAAGATGAAGCTATTTCTGAATCTGCTGACACATTTCCAGAACAAAGTGAAAATTCAGATGCAGATATGCTGGATCAAGATCAAGTGCCTAGTtcaaattctacaaaaattttatcaaatgacGATCAGTTAAATGTTACTCCACAAGCTCGTAAGCCCAGTAGTAAGTTAAGAAAATCAGAACCTATGCGTGCTAATACTAGTGAAAGTGCCAGTGGTAGTGAAAGCCCAAAAATAAGGGATAATAAGAgcaattcaaaaatatttgagaaatttgaaatagaaagaacATCAGAATCTGATAGCGATCGTTCATATGgtcgaagaaaacgaaaaccaaataaaaaatatttagaatctgatatatatgtacaagATGCAGATCAAATGATATGTAAGACTGATGAAAGTCAATCTGAAAGTGAGGAAAAATCttctgaaaaaataaaaattaaatcaaaaagaaataagaaatttatagaaaatattaagaaaataagcAAGGACATTGatcttaaagaagaaaaagaaatagaaatttcttgtaataccatacatacaacagaaaataatgttaattcttcaaatatagaattaaaagatGAATTATTTGAGAATACGTCTAAAAACCAAATGTTTATAGAATTAGATACAAAAATTGCAGACAATCAAATTTCTGTTGAAATTCCTAAGAAGTTACAAGTATCAACTGAGGAAAAAGTTCTACTAAAAGAATCTGATACATCTGTCCTTGAAGATACAAAATCTGTAGTAATAGAAGATAATACTGCTAAATTTGAAGGTACAATTCTTGAATATGAGAAAACAAAAGACAATGATACTGAAAGTATATTAACTTCAAGTAATCTTTCACaagaagatttaaaagatCTAGAATCTCCTACTTCTCTTCAACTGGAACTTTCATCAGAGAAAGAAGCATCTTCTTATCAACAAttagatatttcaaaaactGTTGATATGCTTCCTCCCAAAAAATctcaaataaaaaagtttgaattatcacaaattgatatttctgGTACTGATGAAACTCAAAAAATCATGATAGATCCTAAATTAAATAGTGGACaagaacaaatgaaaaatttaactaCTAATGAAACAATTGAAACTAGTACAGATACAGAGGCAATTCATTCTTCAAAGCAAGAGAAAGATGATCCAGAAAAACTTGAGATAGACACAAATAAtgtagaaattacaaaagatGCAAATCAAatagaggaagaaaataaaattcaaggtGGAAACACAACTATATcaataaatcaaaaaattcagcatatggaaatgaaaacattggagaaagaagaacaaaaaacTAAACTAGAAAATTTAGAACAATTGCCTACAGATTCAATAAGTACATTAAGTGAGCACCAAGTTCAAAATAGAACATCTATGCAAACAAgatataaaggaaaatttacACCAGATACatgtacaaaattaaagaaagataaagagtTATTTCCTGAAGAAAAATCAACAAATACATTCCAGGAAGCTTTCTTAAAAACTTTGCATATCGACAAGAAAAAGGGTATAGTTAATGATTCTGATACAACTggtaaaggaaaaaaaggtaAGAAATTAGTGAAGAAAAAGCctgaagaagaaatagataGAAATACATCTTCCGAGACAACTCAAAATATGACAACTGAAGATCCAAATATTCCAGAAAATTATCCTAATCTTTCTCAAGACAACAATTCTCAAGTCACAGTTATGAGCAATTTTGAAGGTATAGAAGTAGTAGTTGATCAAAATCTTGAAATCGATGCTAAAGTGGATGAtactatttttcaaaatgttgacCAACTTACATCAACAAACGAATTTAATATCATGCCTAAATCATTGATACAATCACCTACTGAAGACAGTACTAAATCTATCAATATAGATGTGCAAAAGTTAGATGAATCTTCAAGATCATTAACTTCTACACCTTCCCCATCATCAGATGTTAATGTACCAGTAAAAAAACGTGAAATGCcacgaataattgaaaatgtaacaTTGACTGAACCTATGCAAATTTTAAAGTCAAAATTATTAGACAAATTACCACAGAAAGCGGTAAAACATAAATTAGAAACCGATGGTACAAAAAGGTGTGACCAAAAGGCAGGTccaaaaacgaaaataatgaaaattgaatctGCATCTTCAAATACCAAACTGAAAACTGGTTCAAAGGTTACATCTCCACATTTGTCTTTGACTAAAAAGTTACAAGTTTTAAAAGCTGAAGAAGCAGAAACAGCTGCTATGTTAGAGGCACAAAATGAACAGTTAAATGTAAAAACTTCGAAAACTCCAACTACAACTACTAcaactgaaaaatatattcaacaaAGTTCACAAAGCTTGGCAGATATGGAACTAGATATAAATTCAATGCCATTTGTTTTAAGTGAAGATGTTTTAACTCCAGAAAGCATTGAACAAATGCCTGTTGTTATATCTTCTATTATACCTGCATCTAGCACAATTCCAACATTATCTTTTACACCAACTACACAAATAGTATCTCCCACTCAAAGCCAGTTCAAATTGAATGAAACTACAAATGAAATGTCACCTTCAAAGAAAAAGAGTGGTACTCCagcaattttgaaaaacaaaacTAAAGCAAAACCTACAATTACAAGTATAAAAACGCTAGTACCACCACTTACAGGTGGTGTGAAaggtataaaatttcaaaatacaccAACAACAAACAAAGTGCCACCTCTTTTAACACAGAAGAGTACATCAGGAAAATATGTAGTAGTACAAACATCTGGAGGTCAACAATTGCGATATGGTGTTCAAGGAAAAACTGGTGTACAACAAAAAATTGCTATACCTGGTAAAAGTACTGGAAATGCCCAAGTTGTTCATCAAGGTAGTAAAGTAGTTATATTAACATCAGCACAATCAGGCCAAACTAAAATGCtacctttaaatatttctaaaacatTAAGTGGCAAGGTTCAAAGAATTATGACAAATAAGGGTCAAGTGTATTGCCCTATCAGTCCTCAGggtattataaattcaaaaacACTCATTGCTCCAAAAGGAGATGGTGTTTCAGCAACAACATCTAAGCTTCCTGCTGGACATAAGATTATTAACACACAAGGTATAATAGCTTCAAAAGGGGTTCTAACTCCTATCTCAGGAACAATGGGAAAGACTGCTTTACTGGGGACATTATCTCAAGGAATTTTCACGAAAGGTGGAATTTATACGCCGATAAGTGCTTCTACTTTAGGCGGGAAAACTATCATTGGATCAAAAGCCCTGGTTACAAAAGGTACAACCATTTTATCTTCACAGAATTTAGGTACTTCTAAAGCTATTTTGACCCCCATATCTCAAGCTATTTCTGGCAAAACAATTTTAAGCACTCAAGGTATAGTAAGCAGTAAGGCAACAGTTTTGACACCAATAACAGGACAGCAAGTAAAAGCTATTGCAGCAAAAAGTCCATCCAAAGGAAATAAAGTACAATATCAATCAGCGCAACAAAAAGTACAGCTTCCTATGTTACAAAAATCGCAAAAAGTTCCAATGTCTGCTACTTCACAAGGAAGATCTGGTCAAATGAAAACTGGTGGCAGCAGTACAGTAGTATTGCAAAATACCATTCCTACACAAAAGACTGTGCAACAAGgaaagaaagtaattaaacAGACAGTTGTACAGCAAGGTTCTAGtattcaaaatattgtatCTCAAAGTAGCCAACAGACAATAGGTATAAGTCCACAAATTCAACAGAAAGGAAAATCTGTATCTACATCAACTATACAAAAAGTTATTATACCTCGAAGTAATCGACAGCAAAAAACACAACAAAAAATAGTTGTTCAAAAAGTACAAGAACCTGCAATTACGactgtacaaaatattcaatcaaAACAAACGGTCTCAGTACCATTAACTACTGTACCAAATGTATCTAAAACAATAATTCAGCAAAAACAGGCAGCTAATACTACTGCAACTACAAGAATTAGTACAAAAGGCCAATCAGTAAATAAGACTGCTACACAACAGCAGAAGAATTTGTTGAACATTGCAATGAATTCAGTAACTACGACTAACGTAAATACAAATGTTTCTACATCTTTGTCTCTTCCACCATTAGAATCTACTGAATCTGAGAGGAAatcgaaaatagaaaatgtactTGTTGAATCTGTTCAAAAGGACCAGCCTAAactagaaaatttcaatgtcGAGAAAGGTagcgaaatagaaaaaatagaagaaccGAAAATAACAACACAACCACAAATAATGGCTTTGCCAACAGAAAGTACTGATGGAACACAAACTTATGTTTTGGTAACTATTGATGAACAAGGACAAATACAACCTCTTGATAATAATACTCTTATGTCACTAGAAGGTACTACGCAAAATCCAGATGGCACAAGAACATTATATATAGATCCTAGTTCATTAGGAGAAGCAGGCACATTAGATAACATTGTTCTTCAATTTGATAATGCTGTATTACCAAATATACAAACCAGTGCTACAGAAACTACTCAAACAATTATATCAGAAAGTCTTCCTACTTCAGAAGTAATACACACATCGAATCAAGATATTTTAGCCGCTGCTCTGGCAAATACAGATTTTCAACAAGAGATCAATTTAACAGAAAATCCGACAGGAAATGTAATGACCACTGGTTTGACTCAAACAAGTTTAATTAATCAGACTATCTTGCAGTCAACTATCGTACCTCCTACAGAACCAATATCTTCTCCTTGTGTGCTTGAAACTTCATTGACTTTAAATCAACCCATAATGACGCCTTTAGAAGTGCCTAGTAATTTGCCAATACAATCAGAGTCAACTCCAACTTCTGCTGTGACAACCATCCCGTCTTCTCTTGAATTACCAATAACAATCACAAGCcctaatatttcatatatttcaacGGGAGAAGCACAGATACAAATCCCTGGTAATTCTATGCCAGATATTGGAGAAATCATGGAAAATCCAAGTACAGCAGAGATCGCTCGAGCGGAAATCCCCGCAAGTACtcaatatttagtattaccaAACTTAGAAGATAATATTGCTGTAGGAACTTCGAGTGAACAGAGTAATACTATTTCAATGCCTAGTGTTTCATATTCAGTTTCAATACCAAATAATATAGTTTTACAAACTTCACAAGTTCAAACTACTCCTTCAATGCCAATAATAGATGATACCTATACTGAAAATGTGCAATTTGCTTCAACAATAGAACCATCAATGGCACCAGAACAGACTTTTGTAGATGTACCTGTTTCTGAAATGCTTGTTTCAAAACCAGTTGTTTCCAAGAAAAACGTAAAATCGCAAGACACTGCTGTAACATCAGAAATGGTAGTATCTCATAATGTTTCTACATCTTCCCAAGAATCTATTGTATCAACAAATGAATCTCCTTTATTAAGTGAAGAACAAGATACCACAATACCATTGCAAGAAGTATACTCTTCtcaagaaatttctattaagtCAGAAGAGATGCTCTTGGAACAAACAGTTACTAAGCAAGAGAATAATTCAAATGTGGGAATTAGTAGCCAAAGTGAAGAAGTtagtaataatgataatatagtACATGTACAAATTATGGAGCAACCGGATGATGCAATGACAAATAGTATGTCATTAATGGATGATAATACTTTAGTTACTTCTGAATCCAATGCAAAAATTTCGTCTGAAGAACATGCgaattttgaagtttcaaattcaaatgaaatagatACAAATAGGTCACAAGAAAcacagaatataaaaaaatttaaagaattaagcTTTAATGAACAATCTGCTAATAATGTCCATTCTCCCATATGTGAAAAACAAGCAGCAACATCCAATGAAGTAGAAGTTGCTCAAGAAGGGGCACAAATCCTACCAGCA
This DNA window, taken from Bombus pyrosoma isolate SC7728 linkage group LG6, ASM1482585v1, whole genome shotgun sequence, encodes the following:
- the LOC122568119 gene encoding mucin-3A-like yields the protein MCEQTEINYLDGDVVWVKLGGCWWPGQVTGFHNLPEDIQHGFQKKPLIAAVKFFQEDTYEFVKNYQQIYKYNCTLKDEFIRKGLDKYRSRCKDGSRYMDKFPGDVEMAEKLTGGDPDILSHDKFSPEEKPNISALFGDKKIPKKKREREEGHRKSDSSEVVRKITHPRFLKESDHEVRIRQQPSSLPSTPNNSGSPQYPCHLCNFTSSRVNVIICHIKSHRSGNSPMSKSKVKTYSQYTSRYSDVDTPKRKYTKKEKGQSNKNKSSSDSGKRKQIKQNEKVAKKKKTSDPKIRDTILADWEDESDEELSLNQSNPTDIASMNDSSSKNQFDFDKSEELNEKNNTLPDASEIIAETEKLLKETETLTTINITEDSVSDSTNTSKNLKSNLFDKQSSELEKDARISDVESNESTNKSQTEKETFNIDSENKPTASNKDKKLLLSCFDFHEEEPSIPPVRKKSRAFHQKKEIIKEFEMSQALKTEQEKEIEHNKPEDEDNTSSNECERLNTQSSLSEQSLEKNKNNDKVIINDKETNNKLEHTKEKIKSGKESEKAQKSNVNTCETELEIVEIFEVEKIEAENENTTNVSKNVEIQNSPTTNVTLNINKKLTENKNLDVQNVPIDDEQTDIKDTTIKGNAENVKQEPLKQVQETSSERFTVETEDEAISESADTFPEQSENSDADMLDQDQVPSSNSTKILSNDDQLNVTPQARKPSSKLRKSEPMRANTSESASGSESPKIRDNKSNSKIFEKFEIERTSESDSDRSYGRRKRKPNKKYLESDIYVQDADQMICKTDESQSESEEKSSEKIKIKSKRNKKFIENIKKISKDIDLKEEKEIEISCNTIHTTENNVNSSNIELKDELFENTSKNQMFIELDTKIADNQISVEIPKKLQVSTEEKVLLKESDTSVLEDTKSVVIEDNTAKFEGTILEYEKTKDNDTESILTSSNLSQEDLKDLESPTSLQLELSSEKEASSYQQLDISKTVDMLPPKKSQIKKFELSQIDISGTDETQKIMIDPKLNSGQEQMKNLTTNETIETSTDTEAIHSSKQEKDDPEKLEIDTNNVEITKDANQIEEENKIQGGNTTISINQKIQHMEMKTLEKEEQKTKLENLEQLPTDSISTLSEHQVQNRTSMQTRYKGKFTPDTCTKLKKDKELFPEEKSTNTFQEAFLKTLHIDKKKGIVNDSDTTGKGKKGKKLVKKKPEEEIDRNTSSETTQNMTTEDPNIPENYPNLSQDNNSQVTVMSNFEGIEVVVDQNLEIDAKVDDTIFQNVDQLTSTNEFNIMPKSLIQSPTEDSTKSINIDVQKLDESSRSLTSTPSPSSDVNVPVKKREMPRIIENVTLTEPMQILKSKLLDKLPQKAVKHKLETDGTKRCDQKAGPKTKIMKIESASSNTKLKTGSKVTSPHLSLTKKLQVLKAEEAETAAMLEAQNEQLNVKTSKTPTTTTTTEKYIQQSSQSLADMELDINSMPFVLSEDVLTPESIEQMPVVISSIIPASSTIPTLSFTPTTQIVSPTQSQFKLNETTNEMSPSKKKSGTPAILKNKTKAKPTITSIKTLVPPLTGGVKGIKFQNTPTTNKVPPLLTQKSTSGKYVVVQTSGGQQLRYGVQGKTGVQQKIAIPGKSTGNAQVVHQGSKVVILTSAQSGQTKMLPLNISKTLSGKVQRIMTNKGQVYCPISPQGIINSKTLIAPKGDGVSATTSKLPAGHKIINTQGIIASKGVLTPISGTMGKTALLGTLSQGIFTKGGIYTPISASTLGGKTIIGSKALVTKGTTILSSQNLGTSKAILTPISQAISGKTILSTQGIVSSKATVLTPITGQQVKAIAAKSPSKGNKVQYQSAQQKVQLPMLQKSQKVPMSATSQGRSGQMKTGGSSTVVLQNTIPTQKTVQQGKKVIKQTVVQQGSSIQNIVSQSSQQTIGISPQIQQKGKSVSTSTIQKVIIPRSNRQQKTQQKIVVQKVQEPAITTVQNIQSKQTVSVPLTTVPNVSKTIIQQKQAANTTATTRISTKGQSVNKTATQQQKNLLNIAMNSVTTTNVNTNVSTSLSLPPLESTESERKSKIENVLVESVQKDQPKLENFNVEKGSEIEKIEEPKITTQPQIMALPTESTDGTQTYVLVTIDEQGQIQPLDNNTLMSLEGTTQNPDGTRTLYIDPSSLGEAGTLDNIVLQFDNAVLPNIQTSATETTQTIISESLPTSEVIHTSNQDILAAALANTDFQQEINLTENPTGNVMTTGLTQTSLINQTILQSTIVPPTEPISSPCVLETSLTLNQPIMTPLEVPSNLPIQSESTPTSAVTTIPSSLELPITITSPNISYISTGEAQIQIPGNSMPDIGEIMENPSTAEIARAEIPASTQYLVLPNLEDNIAVGTSSEQSNTISMPSVSYSVSIPNNIVLQTSQVQTTPSMPIIDDTYTENVQFASTIEPSMAPEQTFVDVPVSEMLVSKPVVSKKNVKSQDTAVTSEMVVSHNVSTSSQESIVSTNESPLLSEEQDTTIPLQEVYSSQEISIKSEEMLLEQTVTKQENNSNVGISSQSEEVSNNDNIVHVQIMEQPDDAMTNSMSLMDDNTLVTSESNAKISSEEHANFEVSNSNEIDTNRSQETQNIKKFKELSFNEQSANNVHSPICEKQAATSNEVEVAQEGAQILPAESLNRLDEHSMDIDEVIESKIYAANTMKESEDSQRDEPSSQGESDLIQRNLELHFGETNAEASHEIPSQSYEQFGIAMTTDSTDLPSQSATKSENSKEPSQSITYEPMETDEEAVVTEPPTQSFEHSKINEASQSYEASAEASTNAPTQSFNELMQSQEERSTIDDAIDDQTFPTQSYEVGKAENIPENLETDAEISQEGNMPSQSNDIGTDGIGTSSVSTNNSGLNEDETASSSYVPETPENQERDPDQESAISTSSCEIPPCAELNIASSSAEHTSIHDNGVPEIPTSSYNLNPDITSTHVDSVPTSSYEEQNVSTSYEVPISMPGLEETSSQNFVTESTDHRNEPSSYYTHHQEVTASYYESVGQETNSRLVEDPQEEVTPSYYDSNPQEASQSYFTPEEATPSYSSHNVSPSYYDHRPESEASQSYYSADDMEKSEQSSSQNIEASQSFYQEQSDELKLTQQGEATPTYTERYPVDYTLENSPIDRHDLVESSVPATRPTER